Proteins encoded in a region of the Bacillus sp. T3 genome:
- a CDS encoding LysM peptidoglycan-binding domain-containing protein, producing the protein MKKKIVTAASLAVLSTAFASSVSADSYIVQKGDTLTHIARKYQTSISELKHLNNLNSDLIYINQKLIVSEVNPVSSPTSGSSVSASSSGVSTNTGQATSVQAVKTYTIVSGDTLSKIANQHGISLSDLKSWNNLTSHLIYPGGVLKVSNPEASGTVAGTTTSSVNTTPSSSTTSTSTITYTVKSGDTLSHIAIQYGTTVSTLKTLNNLGSDLIYVGQTLKVTSITGSGSSTVPNSATETSVSSEAGSASSGSVTTTPGQADVTVLINKAKALIGTPYVWGGATTAGFDCSGFIYYLYNQAGQQLPRTSAEGYYSRSYYVSSPQPGDLLFFENTYKTGISHLGIYIGNNQFIHADSSGVRITDINNSYYKAHFDGYKRLY; encoded by the coding sequence TTGAAGAAAAAAATTGTAACAGCTGCTTCTTTAGCTGTCCTTTCTACAGCATTTGCCAGCAGTGTTTCGGCAGATTCTTACATAGTCCAAAAAGGTGATACTCTCACGCATATTGCACGAAAATATCAAACTAGCATCAGCGAGCTGAAACACCTCAATAATTTAAACTCTGACCTTATCTACATCAATCAAAAGCTCATTGTAAGTGAGGTTAATCCTGTGTCAAGTCCTACAAGTGGGTCTAGTGTTAGTGCCAGTTCGTCGGGTGTTAGCACGAATACTGGCCAAGCTACAAGTGTTCAGGCCGTTAAAACCTACACGATTGTCAGCGGCGATACGCTAAGCAAAATAGCCAATCAGCATGGGATTTCCTTATCTGACCTCAAATCATGGAACAACCTTACAAGCCACTTAATTTATCCTGGTGGCGTTCTGAAGGTTTCGAACCCTGAGGCGAGTGGTACTGTCGCTGGTACCACAACATCATCAGTGAATACGACACCGAGTAGTTCTACTACTAGTACGTCTACCATTACCTATACAGTAAAAAGCGGTGACACGCTAAGCCATATTGCTATTCAATATGGAACAACTGTTAGTACCCTTAAAACGTTAAATAATCTTGGCTCTGATTTAATTTATGTTGGCCAAACATTAAAGGTGACTTCTATAACTGGATCTGGGAGCAGCACTGTGCCTAATTCTGCCACTGAAACAAGTGTTAGTTCTGAAGCTGGGAGCGCTAGTTCTGGTTCAGTGACAACTACACCAGGCCAAGCTGATGTTACTGTGCTAATTAACAAGGCTAAAGCATTAATCGGCACCCCTTATGTATGGGGAGGTGCAACCACTGCTGGTTTTGATTGTAGCGGCTTTATTTACTATTTGTATAATCAGGCAGGCCAGCAGCTTCCACGCACTAGTGCAGAAGGCTATTATAGTCGTTCCTACTATGTATCTAGTCCACAACCAGGTGATTTGCTATTTTTCGAGAATACATATAAAACCGGAATCTCGCACCTTGGTATTTATATCGGAAACAACCAATTTATCCACGCTGACTCAAGCGGTGTGCGGATTACGGATATTAATAATAGCTATTACAAAGCCCATTTTGATGGGTATAAGCGATTATATTAA
- a CDS encoding YveK family protein, which translates to MEETISLKELFQTLRKRLRLIAVITITAVLISGIVSYFFLTPIYQSSTQLLVNQAKTDQTYYNSNELQTNLQLINTYNVILKSPAILELVIKDLNLKMTPTELNEKITVGSEKDSQVFNITVQDPNAAKAAKIANKVAEVFQTEIVKIMSVNNVSILAKADVPENPAPVKPNPKLNIAIALVIGLMAGVGIAFLLEYLDNTVKTEQDIEKILDLPVLGVITEIQESDIKTNSHTVKRNSKVRGETVGF; encoded by the coding sequence ATGGAAGAAACAATTAGCTTAAAGGAATTATTTCAAACGTTGCGTAAACGACTAAGATTAATTGCAGTCATTACGATAACAGCTGTTCTAATCAGTGGGATTGTCAGTTATTTTTTCTTAACTCCAATCTATCAATCATCAACACAGCTGCTTGTCAATCAAGCGAAAACAGATCAAACCTATTATAATTCAAATGAGCTTCAAACAAATCTCCAATTAATTAACACATATAATGTTATTTTGAAAAGCCCAGCGATCCTAGAGCTCGTAATCAAGGATCTCAACTTAAAGATGACGCCAACCGAATTAAATGAAAAAATCACGGTAGGCAGTGAAAAGGATTCACAGGTGTTTAATATTACGGTTCAGGATCCAAATGCAGCGAAAGCCGCGAAGATAGCTAATAAAGTGGCCGAAGTCTTTCAAACGGAAATCGTTAAAATCATGAGTGTCAATAACGTTAGTATTCTAGCAAAAGCAGATGTACCGGAAAATCCAGCACCTGTTAAGCCGAACCCAAAACTAAATATTGCGATTGCGCTTGTCATCGGGTTAATGGCAGGAGTAGGTATAGCATTTTTATTAGAATACTTGGATAATACGGTAAAAACTGAACAGGATATTGAAAAAATATTAGATTTGCCTGTCTTAGGTGTTATTACTGAGATACAAGAAAGTGACATAAAAACCAATAGTCACACGGTGAAGCGGAACTCAAAGGTAAGGGGTGAGACAGTTGGTTTTTAA
- a CDS encoding CpsD/CapB family tyrosine-protein kinase, with translation MVFKRKAKAKPSVMNRRSLITKVNPKSPISEQYRTIRTNIQFSSVDEKVKSIMVTSAEPGDGKSTTAANLAITFAQQGKRVLMVDADMRKPTVHYTFQVQNIYGLTNVLTKTVPFEHAICVSDVENLEILTSGPIPPNPAELLASKAMLDFITTIERQYDMVIFDSPPVLAVADAQILANLCEGIIMVVSSGKTEIDAAAKAKEMLAGAKGKVLGAVLNNKKLEKSNYYYYYGIK, from the coding sequence TTGGTTTTTAAAAGAAAAGCAAAAGCAAAGCCGAGCGTAATGAATAGACGTAGTCTTATTACAAAGGTAAATCCAAAATCACCGATTTCGGAGCAATATCGGACAATTCGAACGAATATTCAATTCTCCTCGGTAGATGAAAAGGTTAAATCGATTATGGTTACTTCGGCAGAACCGGGTGATGGTAAATCGACAACGGCAGCCAATTTAGCAATTACGTTTGCACAGCAAGGAAAAAGGGTGCTCATGGTAGATGCGGATATGCGAAAGCCAACGGTTCATTATACATTTCAGGTGCAAAATATTTATGGATTAACGAACGTGTTAACCAAAACAGTGCCATTTGAACATGCGATTTGTGTAAGCGACGTTGAAAATCTTGAAATATTGACGAGCGGACCGATTCCGCCAAATCCAGCTGAATTACTCGCTTCGAAGGCGATGTTGGACTTTATAACCACCATTGAACGACAATATGATATGGTTATTTTCGATTCGCCACCTGTCTTAGCCGTTGCAGATGCACAAATTCTAGCGAATCTTTGTGAAGGAATTATCATGGTTGTTTCGAGTGGAAAGACAGAAATAGATGCAGCTGCAAAAGCCAAGGAAATGCTTGCAGGTGCAAAAGGAAAGGTGTTAGGAGCAGTTCTCAATAACAAAAAACTGGAAAAGTCGAATTACTACTACTATTACGGAATTAAATAA
- the galU gene encoding UTP--glucose-1-phosphate uridylyltransferase GalU, whose product MKKVRKAIIPAAGLGTRFLPATKAMPKEMLPIVDKPTIQYIVEEAIASGIEDIIIVTGKGKRAIEDHFDFAPELEQNLLEKGKLDILEKVQYSTNLVDIHYIRQKEPKGLGHAVWCARNFIGDEPFAVLLGDDIVQSDTPCLRQLIDQYEETYSSVIGVQSVSNEDTQRYGIVDPSLQEGRRYQVNNFVEKPKLGTAPSNLAIMGRYVLTPEIFMFLERQETGTGGEIQLTDAIQQLNQIQRVFAYDFEGTRYDVGEKFGFVKTTIEFALQHEDLQGEMIEYLKDLVQTFEIEKVMK is encoded by the coding sequence GTGAAGAAGGTAAGAAAAGCGATTATTCCCGCTGCAGGACTAGGGACAAGATTTCTTCCTGCAACAAAAGCAATGCCGAAAGAAATGCTTCCGATTGTAGATAAACCAACGATCCAATATATCGTTGAAGAAGCCATTGCTTCGGGAATTGAAGATATTATTATCGTCACAGGAAAAGGAAAAAGAGCGATAGAAGACCATTTTGATTTTGCACCTGAGCTTGAGCAAAATCTACTAGAAAAAGGGAAATTAGATATTCTTGAGAAAGTTCAATACTCCACCAACTTAGTAGATATCCATTATATTCGCCAAAAAGAGCCAAAGGGACTTGGACATGCTGTATGGTGTGCACGAAATTTTATTGGTGATGAGCCGTTTGCTGTTTTACTGGGTGATGATATTGTACAAAGTGATACGCCTTGCTTGCGCCAGTTGATTGATCAATATGAAGAAACGTATTCATCGGTTATCGGTGTTCAATCAGTATCAAATGAAGATACTCAACGTTATGGAATTGTCGATCCCTCATTACAGGAAGGACGCAGATATCAAGTCAACAATTTTGTCGAGAAGCCAAAATTGGGAACAGCACCATCTAATTTAGCGATCATGGGCCGTTATGTGTTAACACCGGAAATCTTTATGTTCTTGGAACGTCAAGAGACAGGAACTGGTGGGGAGATCCAGTTAACCGATGCGATTCAGCAATTGAATCAAATACAGCGAGTGTTTGCTTATGATTTTGAAGGCACACGTTATGATGTTGGAGAGAAGTTTGGATTTGTGAAGACAACGATTGAATTTGCATTGCAACATGAGGATCTCCAAGGAGAAATGATTGAGTACTTGAAAGACCTTGTTCAAACTTTTGAGATAGAAAAAGTTATGAAGTAG
- a CDS encoding DegT/DnrJ/EryC1/StrS family aminotransferase has product MGDRIFLSSPHMSDEGYEQQYVKEAFDTNWIAPLGENVNGFEKELAAYVGSKSAAALSSGTAAIHLALKAAGVGEGDIVFCPTLTFSATANPVIYQNATPVFIDSDYETWNMCPNALEEAFEKYPNVKAVIVVHLYGLSADMDKIVDLCKKHNVVLIEDAAESLGAYYKGKHTGTFGDYGIFSFNGNKIITTSGGGMLVSDNEEGIAKARFWATQSRDQARHYQHSELGFNYRMSNVVAGIGRGQLKVLEQRVEKKKYIFEFYKRELGELEGVEFMPDNDWNEPNYWLSAITLSGKVRPIDIMEALEKENIESRPIWKPMHMQPYFEKYDYFGTDVSEQLFENGVCLPSDTKMTDGDLGRVVAILKGLWKR; this is encoded by the coding sequence ATGGGAGATAGAATTTTCCTCTCTTCGCCACATATGAGTGATGAGGGGTATGAACAACAATATGTTAAAGAGGCTTTTGACACGAACTGGATTGCGCCACTTGGGGAGAATGTAAATGGGTTTGAAAAAGAACTAGCTGCATATGTGGGTTCCAAATCAGCGGCTGCGTTATCCTCTGGAACAGCTGCAATTCACTTAGCTCTAAAAGCAGCTGGAGTTGGAGAAGGGGATATTGTATTTTGTCCTACACTTACTTTTTCAGCAACGGCTAACCCTGTCATCTATCAAAATGCTACACCAGTTTTTATTGATAGTGATTATGAAACTTGGAATATGTGTCCTAATGCATTAGAGGAAGCATTTGAAAAGTATCCTAATGTAAAGGCAGTTATAGTAGTCCACCTTTATGGATTGTCTGCCGATATGGATAAGATTGTTGACCTGTGTAAGAAACATAATGTTGTTTTAATAGAGGATGCTGCGGAAAGTTTAGGTGCTTACTATAAAGGAAAGCATACAGGGACATTTGGTGATTACGGAATCTTTTCATTTAATGGAAACAAGATCATCACAACTTCTGGTGGAGGGATGCTGGTTTCCGATAATGAAGAAGGTATTGCTAAAGCGAGATTCTGGGCTACTCAATCTAGAGATCAAGCTAGACACTATCAACACAGTGAATTGGGTTTTAATTACCGGATGAGTAATGTTGTTGCAGGGATTGGCAGAGGACAGCTTAAGGTATTAGAACAGAGAGTAGAGAAAAAGAAATATATATTTGAGTTTTATAAGAGAGAATTAGGTGAGCTTGAGGGTGTTGAATTCATGCCGGATAATGATTGGAATGAACCGAACTATTGGTTGAGTGCTATTACATTGTCTGGAAAAGTTAGACCGATCGATATTATGGAAGCACTTGAAAAAGAGAATATTGAGTCTAGGCCAATTTGGAAGCCGATGCATATGCAGCCATATTTTGAGAAGTATGATTATTTTGGGACAGATGTTTCAGAGCAACTATTTGAGAATGGGGTTTGTTTACCTTCTGATACAAAGATGACGGATGGGGATTTGGGAAGAGTAGTGGCGATTTTAAAAGGCTTGTGGAAAAGGTAA
- a CDS encoding sugar transferase translates to MGITNNGIYRKFFKRPLDFILSLIAIIVLSPVFLLVALLVRTKLGSPVLFKQQRPGMNEEIFMMYKFRTMTDERNENGELLPDSVRLTQFGRFLRSTSLDELPELFNILKGDMSVVGPRPLLVQYLPLYNECQKRRHEVRPGLSGLAQVSGRNAISWEDKFNLDVEYVDNINFIEDWKIIILTIKKVFVREGISSETAATMDPFKGTKKERMEL, encoded by the coding sequence ATGGGAATTACTAACAATGGTATTTATAGGAAGTTTTTTAAAAGACCTTTGGATTTCATATTATCTTTAATTGCCATTATTGTTCTTAGTCCTGTTTTTTTACTAGTTGCGTTACTTGTAAGAACTAAATTGGGGAGTCCGGTTCTTTTTAAGCAACAACGTCCTGGGATGAATGAAGAGATTTTTATGATGTATAAGTTTCGGACGATGACGGACGAGAGAAATGAGAATGGAGAGTTGTTACCTGATAGTGTTAGGTTGACGCAGTTTGGAAGATTTCTTCGATCAACATCATTAGATGAACTGCCGGAACTCTTTAATATTTTAAAGGGGGATATGTCTGTTGTTGGGCCTAGACCCTTATTAGTACAATATTTGCCACTTTATAATGAATGTCAAAAACGACGACACGAAGTAAGACCTGGTTTATCTGGATTGGCGCAGGTAAGTGGAAGGAATGCTATTAGTTGGGAAGATAAGTTTAATCTCGATGTGGAATATGTAGATAATATAAATTTCATTGAGGATTGGAAGATAATTATTTTAACTATTAAAAAGGTATTTGTTAGAGAAGGTATAAGCTCAGAAACTGCTGCTACGATGGACCCTTTTAAGGGAACTAAAAAGGAAAGAATGGAACTATGA
- a CDS encoding acetyltransferase, whose protein sequence is MKNKLLILGASGHGKVVADIALKMNKWQRIAFLDDKKKIKSSMGLEVIGTIDDVFTHIDEYEIFVGIGNNATRQRIYGKLETVGASIPVLIHPNAVVGEQVEIGIGTAVMAGVVINCCTKIGNGCIINTGSTIDHDNYIEDFVHISPGAHLAGTVKVGQGSWLGIGSVVSNNVNIANGCKVGAGSVVVKDINETGTYLGVPARRV, encoded by the coding sequence ATGAAAAATAAACTTCTTATATTAGGTGCCAGTGGACATGGTAAAGTAGTCGCCGATATTGCATTAAAAATGAATAAATGGCAGAGAATAGCTTTTTTAGATGATAAAAAAAAAATTAAATCATCAATGGGTCTAGAGGTTATTGGCACTATAGATGATGTTTTTACACATATAGATGAGTACGAAATATTTGTAGGTATAGGTAATAATGCTACGAGACAAAGGATTTATGGCAAGCTGGAGACAGTTGGTGCAAGTATTCCTGTTTTAATTCATCCTAATGCGGTAGTTGGAGAACAAGTAGAGATAGGAATTGGGACAGCGGTCATGGCAGGAGTAGTAATTAACTGCTGCACTAAAATAGGTAATGGTTGCATTATAAATACTGGATCTACAATAGATCATGATAATTATATTGAAGATTTTGTTCATATATCGCCAGGAGCTCATTTAGCAGGGACGGTTAAAGTCGGACAAGGGTCATGGTTAGGGATTGGTAGTGTAGTAAGTAATAATGTAAATATCGCTAATGGATGCAAAGTAGGTGCTGGTTCTGTTGTCGTTAAGGATATAAATGAGACTGGAACTTATTTGGGCGTTCCAGCTAGGAGAGTATAA
- a CDS encoding glycosyltransferase family 4 protein yields MVNLDVILASSVHPLTLVAGIKVAKKLGIPCICEVRDLWPESIVAYGALKRNSVFAKVLYQGEKWIYKKADSIIMTWEGGREYITDQKWDNQIDLEKVKHISNGVVIDKFDKNSEEYKIIDSDLDNKSNKNIVYAGSIRKVNNIGMLLDAAKIIQDQGRQDIRFLIYGSGDESETLKKRCEEEHINNVIFKGRFEKKYVPSILKKSYINILHNSSTSLDKYGQSQNKFFEYLAAGKCIVQTYTTGYSICEKFNCGISTPEQNAVEIAKVVISACSDEKNNRLMGENARQTAYQFDFNRLTEKLINIIENVDEREELLNEHVRKSS; encoded by the coding sequence ATGGTAAACCTGGATGTAATACTAGCTTCAAGTGTGCATCCTCTTACCTTAGTTGCAGGAATAAAGGTAGCAAAAAAATTAGGTATACCATGCATTTGTGAAGTGAGGGATCTATGGCCTGAAAGTATAGTGGCGTATGGTGCTTTAAAAAGAAACAGTGTATTTGCTAAAGTATTATATCAAGGCGAGAAATGGATATACAAAAAAGCTGACTCAATCATTATGACATGGGAGGGCGGCAGAGAGTATATTACGGATCAAAAATGGGATAATCAAATTGATTTAGAAAAAGTTAAGCATATAAGTAATGGAGTAGTTATAGACAAATTTGATAAAAACAGTGAAGAATACAAGATAATTGATTCAGATCTAGACAATAAAAGTAATAAAAATATTGTTTATGCTGGTTCTATTAGAAAAGTTAATAATATTGGAATGCTTTTGGATGCTGCAAAAATAATTCAAGATCAGGGTAGGCAAGATATTAGATTCTTAATATATGGCTCTGGTGATGAAAGTGAAACACTAAAAAAACGCTGTGAAGAGGAACATATTAATAATGTAATATTTAAGGGACGGTTTGAAAAGAAGTATGTACCATCAATACTCAAAAAGTCCTATATAAATATACTTCACAATTCAAGTACTTCACTTGATAAGTATGGTCAAAGTCAGAATAAGTTCTTTGAGTATCTAGCAGCGGGAAAGTGTATTGTTCAAACATATACAACTGGATATAGTATTTGTGAAAAGTTTAATTGTGGAATTAGTACTCCTGAACAAAATGCTGTAGAAATAGCTAAAGTTGTTATTTCAGCTTGTAGTGATGAAAAGAATAATAGGTTGATGGGGGAAAATGCTCGTCAAACGGCCTATCAATTTGATTTTAATAGATTAACTGAGAAACTTATTAATATTATTGAGAACGTAGATGAAAGAGAGGAGCTATTAAATGAGCATGTACGAAAAAGTAGTTAA
- a CDS encoding nucleotide sugar dehydrogenase, producing MSMYEKVVNKEEKIAVVGLGYVGMPIAVAFAKKVNVIGFDLNTHKIEQYKNGIDPTNEVGNEIIRQTKVDFTADPTKLQEAKFLIVAVPTPVNADKTPDLSPIEGVSKSIGRNLTKGSIVVYESTVYPGVTEDICIPILEKESGLKCGVDFKVGYSPERINPGDKAHRLENIVKIVSGMDQESLEEIAKVYELVVEVGVHRAKSIKVAEAAKVVENSQRDINIAFMNELAMVFDRMGIDTQEVVDAMNTKWNALRFTPGLVGGHCIGVDPYYFLYEAEKLGYHSQIILSGRKINDGMGSFVGDAIIKKLVLANKVVKQAKVVILGITFKENCPDTRNSKVEDIIKRLREYEIDPIVVDPYANPSDAKSEYGVELVPFDMVNNADCVVFAVAHDMFKGITMNQIDTLFGSLPNEEKLIVDVKSILDKDEIEKSGYSYWRL from the coding sequence ATGAGCATGTACGAAAAAGTAGTTAATAAAGAGGAAAAAATAGCAGTCGTTGGTTTGGGTTATGTAGGTATGCCAATAGCAGTTGCATTTGCTAAAAAGGTTAATGTTATTGGGTTCGACCTTAATACTCACAAAATTGAGCAATATAAGAATGGAATAGATCCTACAAATGAAGTTGGTAATGAAATTATCAGACAAACTAAAGTTGATTTTACGGCTGATCCAACTAAGTTACAGGAAGCAAAGTTCCTTATTGTGGCTGTTCCTACTCCTGTAAATGCAGATAAGACACCTGATTTAAGTCCTATAGAAGGTGTGAGTAAATCAATTGGAAGAAATCTAACAAAGGGATCAATAGTAGTGTATGAGTCTACAGTTTATCCTGGTGTTACTGAGGATATTTGTATTCCTATTCTTGAAAAAGAGTCAGGTCTAAAATGTGGAGTAGACTTTAAAGTAGGGTACTCTCCGGAACGAATAAATCCTGGAGATAAAGCTCATCGATTAGAGAATATTGTAAAAATAGTATCGGGAATGGATCAGGAATCATTGGAAGAAATAGCAAAAGTTTATGAACTAGTTGTTGAGGTTGGAGTTCATCGTGCTAAGTCTATTAAAGTGGCTGAAGCAGCAAAGGTTGTTGAAAACAGTCAGCGTGATATCAACATCGCATTTATGAACGAGCTTGCCATGGTATTTGATCGTATGGGTATCGATACGCAGGAAGTTGTGGATGCTATGAACACAAAATGGAATGCGTTAAGATTTACCCCTGGATTAGTTGGAGGTCACTGTATTGGTGTTGATCCGTATTATTTTCTATATGAGGCGGAGAAGCTAGGATATCACTCACAAATTATTTTGTCAGGTAGAAAAATTAATGACGGAATGGGTTCTTTTGTAGGTGACGCGATAATAAAAAAATTGGTTCTTGCTAACAAAGTGGTTAAACAGGCAAAGGTTGTTATATTAGGTATTACATTTAAGGAAAATTGTCCTGATACACGTAATTCTAAAGTGGAAGACATTATTAAACGACTTAGAGAATATGAGATCGATCCAATTGTGGTTGACCCTTATGCAAATCCTTCAGATGCTAAAAGTGAATATGGAGTAGAGCTAGTTCCCTTTGATATGGTTAATAACGCAGATTGTGTTGTATTTGCTGTTGCTCATGATATGTTTAAGGGCATAACAATGAATCAGATAGATACATTATTTGGCAGTCTGCCAAATGAGGAAAAACTCATTGTTGATGTAAAGAGTATATTAGATAAGGATGAAATTGAGAAGTCCGGTTATAGTTATTGGAGATTATAA
- a CDS encoding glycosyltransferase family 4 protein: MKILYICTYYHRAMIFRNSMNYLIKLGNQVNVFNAVAKKTKIDDKYKDIMDDLVIHKECFNKWDRFVYRHKQKKIYKALVSSYTITLFDIIHSHTLFNGGYVTYLIKKYFGIPYVVSVRNTDLNVFLKIPIFIRIANKIVSNASGVHFLSTSYKNQFINDYIKSDLKDDVNNKSIVVGNGLEEFWLENKANPKKRSEGKKINILCVGKIDKNKNIITTINAINILISKGYDVIYTVVGQVVEESVFKEIKQVSFVRYIPYLTKEELIKIYRENDIFVMPSIAESFGRVYAEAMTQGLPVIYTQGQGFDGIFNDGFIGYAVPSDNPEYISERILKILENYVDISMRCIEQCEKFNWSNISETLNQFYLDSVKREGAI; the protein is encoded by the coding sequence ATGAAAATCTTATATATATGTACTTATTATCATAGAGCAATGATTTTTCGCAATTCAATGAATTATTTAATAAAGTTAGGGAATCAAGTAAATGTTTTTAATGCTGTCGCTAAGAAAACAAAAATTGATGATAAATATAAAGACATAATGGATGATTTAGTAATTCATAAGGAATGCTTTAATAAATGGGATAGGTTTGTTTATCGTCATAAACAAAAAAAAATATATAAAGCCCTAGTCTCAAGTTATACAATAACTCTATTTGATATTATTCATTCTCATACTTTATTTAATGGAGGATATGTAACGTATCTTATTAAAAAGTATTTTGGGATTCCTTATGTTGTATCTGTTAGAAATACCGACCTAAACGTATTTTTAAAGATACCAATTTTCATCCGGATTGCAAATAAAATTGTGAGTAATGCTTCAGGTGTTCATTTTCTTTCGACTTCTTATAAAAATCAATTTATTAATGATTATATAAAAAGTGATTTGAAGGACGATGTCAATAATAAGAGTATAGTAGTTGGTAATGGCTTAGAAGAATTCTGGTTAGAAAACAAGGCAAATCCTAAAAAGCGAAGTGAAGGAAAAAAAATTAATATTTTGTGTGTAGGTAAAATTGATAAAAATAAAAATATTATTACGACAATCAATGCTATAAATATATTAATATCAAAGGGTTACGATGTAATATATACAGTAGTTGGACAAGTAGTGGAGGAGAGTGTCTTTAAGGAAATCAAGCAAGTAAGTTTTGTTAGGTACATCCCGTATTTAACTAAAGAGGAGTTAATTAAAATATATAGAGAAAATGACATATTTGTTATGCCATCTATTGCTGAGTCATTTGGTAGAGTATACGCTGAGGCAATGACTCAGGGACTTCCGGTTATTTACACACAAGGACAAGGTTTTGATGGTATATTTAATGATGGTTTTATTGGGTATGCAGTACCTAGTGATAATCCTGAATACATTTCTGAACGTATACTGAAAATTCTTGAAAACTATGTAGATATTTCAATGAGATGTATTGAGCAATGTGAGAAGTTTAATTGGAGTAATATTTCAGAAACTCTGAATCAATTCTATTTGGATTCAGTTAAGAGAGAGGGAGCAATTTGA
- a CDS encoding polysaccharide pyruvyl transferase family protein, with protein sequence MKVGLITFHNALNYGAALQVYASQQALKQIGVDCEIINYVNEFRKNAYSMSYFIKEGVKKGNLKSVLKYSVGSPFMAQRRAKFQSFYKENLSCTQRLYKSSSEAEDLNTEYDKFIVGSDQVWNYKNNGNDFAYFLNFVKDNNKKIAYSSSFGLAEIPENLIGDYKKNLKCIKYLSTRESYGVKLIKEITGKSAELVLDPVFLLDKYQWKSLCKKQKGDKKYLFCYTNKMSQFDDFISQTGYPLDGVELHKLTQHLKVSDFLDPKVKVAYTISPVEFIETISNAELVVTASFHCIAISIILNKPFIAILTGDQGKDERVLNILRITGLESRILSEGMTIDEINKPIDFKEVDSKLEEYRNKSLNFLRNAIWG encoded by the coding sequence TTGAAGGTAGGACTAATTACATTCCATAACGCTTTAAACTATGGAGCTGCATTACAGGTTTATGCATCCCAGCAAGCTCTAAAGCAAATAGGTGTTGACTGTGAAATAATAAATTATGTAAATGAGTTTAGAAAGAATGCTTATAGTATGAGTTATTTTATAAAAGAGGGCGTAAAAAAAGGAAACTTAAAATCAGTTTTAAAATATAGTGTGGGAAGTCCCTTTATGGCACAAAGGCGAGCTAAGTTCCAAAGTTTTTATAAAGAAAACTTATCATGCACCCAAAGGCTATATAAATCTAGTAGTGAAGCAGAGGATCTCAATACGGAATATGACAAATTTATAGTAGGTAGTGACCAGGTTTGGAATTATAAAAATAATGGAAATGATTTTGCATACTTCTTAAATTTTGTAAAAGATAATAATAAAAAAATTGCTTATTCCTCAAGCTTTGGCCTAGCGGAAATACCTGAAAATCTTATTGGTGATTACAAGAAAAACCTAAAATGTATAAAGTATCTTTCAACTAGAGAGAGCTATGGTGTTAAATTAATTAAAGAAATAACCGGAAAAAGCGCAGAACTTGTTCTAGATCCTGTGTTTTTATTAGATAAGTATCAATGGAAATCATTATGTAAAAAGCAAAAAGGTGATAAAAAGTACTTATTTTGTTATACCAATAAAATGTCCCAATTTGATGATTTTATTTCACAAACAGGTTATCCTTTAGACGGAGTCGAGCTCCATAAACTGACTCAACATTTAAAAGTTAGTGATTTTCTAGATCCTAAGGTAAAAGTTGCTTATACTATCTCTCCAGTAGAGTTTATCGAAACAATCTCTAATGCAGAGTTAGTAGTAACGGCATCTTTTCATTGCATAGCGATTTCAATCATATTAAACAAACCTTTTATTGCAATTTTAACTGGGGATCAGGGAAAAGATGAACGAGTTTTAAATATATTAAGAATTACAGGCCTAGAATCTCGCATTTTAAGCGAGGGAATGACTATAGATGAGATTAATAAACCTATTGATTTTAAAGAGGTTGATTCTAAGCTGGAAGAATATCGAAATAAGTCTTTAAATTTCTTGAGAAATGCAATATGGGGTTAA